One stretch of Prunus persica cultivar Lovell chromosome G1, Prunus_persica_NCBIv2, whole genome shotgun sequence DNA includes these proteins:
- the LOC18788369 gene encoding glutathione transferase GST 23, producing MCFGDSKKLNLSLFSDMADEVKLHGVWNSPFSCRVIWVLKLKGIPYDYIEEDLQNKSPELLKYNPVHKKIPVLVHGVRPICESMIIVEYIEETWPQKYPLLPTDPYERAMARFWVKYFEEKTIAIWMVFRTTGEEQEKFKKETLEMLRTIEEHTSTLGKKKFFGGDKIGIVDIAFGWISQWFEVVEDVVGVKLFEAHAFPCLHAWTQNFKQVPLIKENLPDRDKMLVLFKRARENLFAS from the exons ATGTGCTTTGGAGATTCAAAGAAGTTGaatctttctctcttctcagaCATGGCTGATGAGGTGAAGCTCCATGGAGTATGGAACAGTCCATTTAGTTGCAGGGTGATATGGGTTTTGAAGCTGAAAGGCATCCCATATGATTACATAGAAGAAGATCTTCAAAACAAAAGTCCTGAGCTCCTCAAATACAACCCAGTTCACAAGAAAATCCCGGTGCTCGTTCATGGAGTAAGGCCAATCTGTGAGTCCATGATCATAGTCGAATACATAGAAGAAACATGGCCACAGAAGTACCCCTTGCTGCCCACTGATCCTTATGAGAGAGCCATGGCTCGGTTCTGGGTTAAATATTTCGAAGAAaag ACTATTGCAATTTGGATGGTCTTCAGAACCACCGGTGAAGAGCAAGAGAAGTTCAAGAAAGAGACCTTGGAGATGCTGAGAACCATTGAAGAGCACACGAGCACTCTGggaaagaagaaatttttCGGAGGAGACAAGATTGGAATAGTGGACATAGCCTTTGGGTGGATTTCTCAGTGGtttgaagttgttgaagaTGTGGTTGGGGTGAAGCTATTTGAAGCCCATGCATTTCCTTGCTTGCACGCATGGactcaaaatttcaaacaagtGCCTTTGATCAAAGAAAATCTTCCTGATCGTGATAAAATGTTGGTCCTCTTTAAGCGTGCCAGGGAAAATTTGTTTGCGTCCTAG